One part of the Candidatus Limnocylindrales bacterium genome encodes these proteins:
- a CDS encoding phospholipase D-like domain-containing protein, translated as MGKYQDTILQTGETCSRIAYAETSGILVDGEQYYTALDRVFDSAESYILLSMWQFDTRTRLLRAKEETPTFLERLVQLLDERKNLEVYILAWDYSVLFQFEREWFSQLKVELAGHPRLHFQFDDVHPIWGSHHHKMTVVDGRIAFVGGLDVCEDRWDTRAHQYLDPRRRNYDGTLYRPFHDAVAFVTGRAARAVEREFCYHWKWATGQKLWLTRPGNGKPLPDFQTVSQIPGTQVGIARTLPPMLFPPQTARRDIQHLYQKAILSAKRSIYIENQYFTSRAVLKALQERLAQVNSPEDPLEIVVVLPKLPSGLVEILAILNNQLSCLRNLAEACRKAGVRYGFFYPITVSPEGSEQFIYTHAKILAVDDTLLTVGSANTSNRSMEYDTECNLVWEAHENFGDEKNIRRFIRQTRDELLAEHCGVSVEVWREKLHQHQGRLLDTLESLKNQGVEKKLIPFHEEDIRGSHNAPLEILPENFAVDPSDPFWINPEMMEDLKETWEILQGSSATSPDSEKVEKPEESPEAEFSRISILRILGLIGGLMTLVLLVRSFLPEELTIHNLLVFLNNLRQQENAPWLLAGLFLLATQAFVSVTVMVIVTALILGVEKGLVVNAGGIIVSALLGYFLGRLVGPKSLKQLLPGWVSRHIDRVSKLGPWSVAFFRTVPLLPYQIFNLIAGAAGLRLRSYMLGTLMGDLPATLLITWSVGNLQTANWQEGIPWQTLLVAIGVTGILTLSGYVLSRRLKRYASLD; from the coding sequence ATGGGAAAATATCAGGATACGATTTTGCAGACGGGAGAAACGTGTAGTCGAATTGCTTATGCCGAGACTTCAGGGATTTTAGTGGATGGAGAGCAGTATTATACCGCCCTGGATCGGGTTTTTGATAGTGCCGAATCTTATATCCTTCTTTCGATGTGGCAGTTTGATACGAGAACGAGGTTACTTCGGGCTAAAGAAGAAACCCCCACATTCCTGGAGCGACTGGTCCAGCTCCTGGATGAGCGTAAAAATCTGGAAGTTTATATCCTTGCCTGGGATTATTCGGTTTTATTTCAATTTGAAAGGGAATGGTTTTCTCAATTAAAGGTAGAACTTGCGGGGCATCCGCGTCTTCATTTCCAGTTCGATGATGTACATCCCATCTGGGGTTCCCACCATCATAAAATGACCGTAGTAGACGGGCGTATAGCCTTTGTGGGCGGACTGGATGTGTGTGAAGATCGATGGGATACCCGGGCTCATCAATATCTAGACCCCCGCCGGAGGAATTACGATGGAACGCTTTACAGACCCTTCCATGACGCGGTAGCTTTTGTTACCGGTCGTGCAGCCCGAGCCGTTGAACGTGAGTTCTGCTATCACTGGAAATGGGCTACAGGTCAAAAACTCTGGCTTACACGTCCTGGGAATGGAAAACCTCTACCCGATTTCCAAACGGTTAGCCAGATCCCAGGAACTCAGGTAGGAATTGCCCGAACCTTACCTCCCATGCTTTTCCCTCCCCAAACGGCTCGACGAGATATTCAACATCTTTACCAAAAGGCTATCCTTTCTGCAAAACGCTCTATTTACATCGAGAATCAATACTTTACCTCTCGAGCCGTATTGAAAGCCCTCCAGGAGCGGCTTGCTCAGGTAAATAGCCCTGAGGATCCGTTGGAAATTGTGGTAGTATTACCCAAACTTCCTTCCGGTCTGGTGGAAATCCTGGCGATTCTCAATAACCAGCTATCCTGTTTGAGAAACCTGGCAGAAGCCTGCCGGAAAGCAGGGGTACGGTATGGTTTCTTCTATCCGATTACTGTAAGCCCGGAGGGTTCAGAACAGTTTATTTATACCCACGCTAAAATATTGGCCGTGGATGATACTTTACTGACCGTAGGATCTGCCAATACGAGCAATCGAAGTATGGAGTACGATACCGAATGTAATCTGGTCTGGGAAGCCCACGAAAACTTTGGGGATGAAAAAAATATCCGTCGGTTCATCAGGCAAACCCGGGACGAACTCCTGGCCGAACACTGCGGGGTTTCCGTGGAGGTGTGGCGTGAAAAACTTCATCAGCACCAGGGACGACTCCTAGATACCCTGGAGAGTTTGAAAAACCAGGGAGTAGAAAAAAAGCTGATTCCCTTCCATGAAGAGGACATCCGGGGTTCCCATAACGCCCCTCTGGAGATTCTCCCTGAAAACTTTGCCGTAGATCCTTCAGATCCTTTCTGGATTAACCCGGAAATGATGGAAGATTTAAAGGAAACCTGGGAGATCCTTCAAGGGAGCTCGGCAACCTCTCCTGACTCCGAAAAGGTAGAAAAGCCTGAGGAATCCCCTGAAGCAGAATTTAGCCGAATCAGTATTTTACGAATCCTGGGTTTAATAGGGGGTTTAATGACCCTGGTTCTCCTGGTTCGCTCCTTCTTGCCGGAAGAATTGACCATCCATAACCTTCTTGTATTCCTAAACAATTTACGTCAACAAGAAAATGCGCCCTGGTTACTGGCAGGTCTCTTCCTCTTGGCCACCCAGGCCTTTGTCAGTGTGACGGTGATGGTTATCGTTACCGCTTTGATTTTAGGGGTTGAAAAAGGTCTTGTCGTAAATGCCGGAGGAATCATCGTATCCGCTTTACTGGGATATTTCTTGGGAAGATTGGTGGGACCTAAAAGTTTAAAACAGCTATTACCTGGATGGGTTTCTCGACATATTGATCGGGTTTCTAAACTCGGCCCCTGGTCGGTAGCTTTCTTCCGAACCGTACCCCTTCTGCCTTATCAAATATTTAACTTGATAGCCGGCGCCGCAGGATTACGTCTGAGGTCTTATATGCTGGGAACCCTGATGGGGGACCTTCCCGCTACCCTTTTAATCACCTGGTCCGTAGGAAATCTCCAAACTGCAAATTGGCAGGAGGGTATCCCCTGGCAGACCCTGTTAGTGGCTATAGGAGTTACAGGAATTTTAACCCTCTCAGGTTATGTTCTATCTCGAAGATTGAAACGATATGCTTCTCTGGATTAA
- a CDS encoding heme-binding protein encodes MQKLNLWKLFVIVTIALTALDFIAFAQQQTGQPQSGQPQASQPQAGQSQTGQTGSLLRDRKTLTLELAKKMLEAAEAKARENGWKLNIAIVDDGGNLLAFHRMDGAFLGSIQIAMGKAHTAVAFQRETKAFQEIAQPGGRAYGIQNIPGIVILEGGLPIKVGEEVIGACGASGARGDQDAEACRAALDVFAKEVSK; translated from the coding sequence ATGCAAAAATTGAACCTTTGGAAACTTTTTGTTATAGTAACTATAGCCTTAACGGCTTTAGATTTTATAGCCTTTGCTCAACAGCAAACCGGTCAACCCCAGTCCGGTCAGCCCCAGGCAAGCCAACCCCAAGCCGGTCAATCCCAAACGGGTCAAACCGGCAGTCTTCTTCGGGATCGGAAAACCTTAACCCTGGAATTGGCTAAAAAAATGCTAGAAGCTGCGGAGGCTAAGGCGCGGGAGAACGGCTGGAAGTTAAATATTGCCATCGTCGATGACGGCGGTAATCTTTTAGCTTTCCATCGTATGGATGGAGCTTTCTTAGGAAGTATTCAAATTGCCATGGGTAAAGCCCATACTGCCGTTGCCTTCCAAAGGGAAACCAAAGCATTTCAAGAAATCGCCCAACCTGGAGGTCGGGCCTATGGAATCCAGAACATCCCCGGGATCGTTATCCTGGAAGGGGGACTTCCCATCAAAGTGGGTGAGGAAGTCATCGGGGCATGTGGAGCGAGTGGAGCCCGAGGGGATCAAGATGCAGAAGCCTGTCGAGCCGCGTTAGATGTCTTTGCAAAAGAGGTATCAAAATAA
- a CDS encoding ABC transporter permease, whose translation MKNLVSSIGSSIIEFSNYVGRLLFFLADTFRWTFVPPFLIRETIKQIYLIGVKSISLTSISALAIGLVLAMQTIWILSKFGAINYLAAVVGLAIVKELGPVVTALMVAGRAGSGISAELGSMKVTRQIDALRVSAVNPTKYLVTTRVIACMISLPILTVFADALGILGGWLIGVSLGGINSRLYWDTTLRYVTLDTDLIPGLFKTIFFGLIIGVVGCFHGFNTSGGTEGVGLSTTSTVVSASLMILISDVFLTRLLQLFIEGI comes from the coding sequence ATGAAAAATCTGGTTTCATCCATCGGGAGTTCCATCATAGAATTTAGTAATTATGTAGGACGGCTTTTGTTTTTCTTAGCCGATACGTTTAGATGGACTTTTGTACCTCCTTTTCTTATTCGAGAAACCATTAAACAAATTTATCTTATTGGAGTCAAATCTATTAGTTTAACTTCCATATCGGCCCTGGCCATAGGTTTAGTTTTGGCCATGCAGACCATCTGGATTCTGTCGAAATTTGGGGCCATCAATTACCTGGCTGCGGTCGTAGGGCTTGCCATAGTTAAGGAGTTGGGTCCTGTGGTAACGGCGCTCATGGTGGCAGGAAGGGCGGGTTCGGGAATCAGTGCTGAACTGGGTTCCATGAAGGTAACCCGACAAATCGATGCCCTCCGGGTATCCGCCGTCAATCCCACGAAATACCTGGTAACCACACGGGTAATAGCCTGTATGATAAGTCTTCCCATTTTAACCGTGTTTGCAGATGCCTTAGGAATCCTGGGGGGTTGGTTGATCGGGGTGAGTCTCGGAGGGATTAACTCCCGACTTTACTGGGATACGACCCTTCGCTATGTTACCCTGGATACGGATTTGATTCCAGGGCTTTTTAAAACCATTTTTTTTGGGCTGATTATCGGCGTGGTAGGTTGTTTCCATGGCTTTAATACCTCGGGTGGGACCGAAGGTGTAGGTCTCTCCACCACCTCTACGGTGGTTTCTGCTTCGCTGATGATTTTAATCTCTGATGTTTTTTTGACCCGACTTTTGCAACTGTTTATTGAGGGAATTTAA
- a CDS encoding adenylate/guanylate cyclase domain-containing protein codes for MKICFNKSQTFLKKWLLRQRDPPLPQGDNTPVDLFRFRKRENPVDLPKETNPDSSHLAQKMRNWRGKNPLPLPGSKAIILGFLVGISGLVIGLSPIGFILEENLGLNLLFRLRGARPPPPEVLIVNIDKASATHLKLSHNPKKWPRSLYARLTESLVKQGAAIIVFDLIFDEPGSPSEDALFADAIHKAGNVILFKYLDGEIVSLPDKKGLSTVGLNIERWVLPIPPLAQSALAIAPFPLPKVPARLNQYWMFKAGAGDMPTLPVVAFQTFALQVYDEFLQLLKKVNPAQAEKLPGDKRVLTTSADIENLILTLRSIFQNNPRVAREMLKELQISRVLVEDGRKNRILQSLIRMYQHADTQYLNFYGPSGTMPTVSYPEVLQVEEKSVASSHLVDLKGKVVFIGSSGNLRSELKDDFHTVFSQPNGLDLTGVEIAATAFANLLEDESITPPSLLEQSVIILLWGITLGILCRLLPIVLGAMGVLGLSILYLMATYYEFKTTESWYPVVIPLLFQVPLTFFGAVLWKYRDAHRERQNIREALGYYLPNEMVDQLAKNVAHIKTGGQLVYGVCLATDAEQYTPLAERVSPQQLSQIMNEYYGAVFEPVLQNSGVISDVIGDSMLALWVATQPDRALKNQACLAALGIAGAVDRFNQSSHNLQLPTRIGLHFGQMSLGNIGAIRHYEYRAVGDVVNTANRLQDLNKQMGTRILISSEVSDQLEGFLIRELGKFLLPGKSNPVGICELMGRTETCREQQHQLCAIFTMALEAFRRQSWEEAIEKLNEILKIHKNDGPSLFYLKLCKQYQQNPPKEPWDGTVRMKK; via the coding sequence ATGAAGATTTGTTTTAATAAATCTCAAACTTTTCTGAAAAAATGGCTCCTCCGGCAGAGAGATCCCCCTCTACCTCAGGGGGATAATACGCCGGTAGACCTCTTCCGGTTCAGAAAAAGGGAAAACCCTGTAGACCTTCCTAAAGAAACAAATCCAGATTCTTCACATTTGGCACAAAAAATGAGAAACTGGAGAGGTAAGAATCCTCTTCCCCTTCCTGGGTCCAAAGCGATTATCCTGGGTTTCCTGGTAGGAATATCAGGGCTTGTAATTGGTTTATCCCCTATTGGGTTTATCCTTGAGGAAAACCTGGGTCTGAATCTACTGTTCCGACTTAGAGGGGCCCGGCCACCTCCGCCTGAAGTCCTGATCGTCAATATAGATAAGGCCTCTGCAACTCATCTCAAATTATCCCATAATCCCAAGAAATGGCCACGCTCTCTCTACGCTCGCCTTACAGAGAGCCTGGTAAAACAAGGGGCTGCCATTATTGTCTTCGACCTGATTTTTGATGAACCCGGTTCCCCCAGTGAAGATGCTCTGTTTGCAGATGCAATCCATAAAGCCGGTAATGTCATCCTCTTTAAATACCTGGATGGAGAAATCGTCTCCTTGCCGGATAAGAAAGGCTTGTCGACTGTAGGTTTGAATATTGAGAGATGGGTCCTGCCGATTCCTCCTCTTGCCCAATCTGCTCTGGCCATAGCTCCTTTTCCTTTGCCCAAGGTGCCTGCCCGGCTGAATCAGTATTGGATGTTCAAGGCGGGTGCAGGGGATATGCCTACTTTGCCGGTTGTAGCGTTCCAAACCTTCGCGTTACAGGTCTACGACGAATTTCTCCAGTTGTTGAAAAAGGTGAATCCGGCTCAAGCCGAGAAACTTCCCGGGGATAAACGGGTTCTTACCACTTCCGCTGATATTGAAAACCTCATTTTGACGCTGCGATCCATATTTCAAAACAATCCACGGGTCGCAAGGGAAATGCTCAAAGAACTCCAGATCTCCAGGGTCTTGGTGGAGGATGGGAGAAAGAATCGAATTCTGCAATCCCTGATCCGGATGTATCAGCACGCGGATACCCAATACTTGAACTTTTACGGCCCTTCCGGTACGATGCCGACGGTTTCTTACCCTGAGGTTCTACAGGTTGAGGAAAAATCTGTTGCCAGTTCTCATCTCGTAGATTTAAAAGGTAAAGTGGTCTTTATTGGATCCTCTGGAAACCTGCGGTCAGAGCTGAAAGATGATTTTCATACCGTTTTCTCCCAACCCAATGGATTGGATCTGACAGGCGTTGAAATTGCGGCAACCGCCTTCGCAAACCTGTTGGAAGATGAATCTATTACGCCCCCTTCCCTTCTTGAGCAATCCGTCATTATTCTTCTATGGGGAATAACCTTGGGAATTCTTTGCCGTTTACTTCCGATTGTTCTCGGAGCCATGGGTGTCTTAGGACTCAGCATCCTGTATCTTATGGCTACTTATTATGAATTTAAAACAACGGAGAGCTGGTATCCAGTGGTCATACCTCTCCTTTTCCAGGTTCCCCTGACCTTCTTTGGGGCTGTTCTGTGGAAGTATCGGGATGCTCACCGGGAACGTCAAAACATTCGGGAGGCCCTGGGTTATTACCTGCCCAATGAAATGGTGGATCAGTTGGCAAAAAACGTAGCCCATATCAAAACAGGCGGTCAACTGGTTTACGGAGTTTGTTTAGCAACCGATGCAGAACAATACACCCCTCTGGCGGAAAGGGTGAGTCCTCAACAATTGAGCCAGATTATGAATGAATATTATGGGGCTGTGTTTGAGCCGGTCCTGCAAAATAGCGGAGTTATATCCGATGTAATAGGAGATTCCATGCTTGCCTTGTGGGTGGCAACGCAACCGGACCGTGCTCTCAAGAATCAAGCCTGCCTGGCAGCCCTTGGAATCGCCGGCGCTGTGGATCGGTTCAATCAATCTTCCCATAATTTACAACTTCCTACCCGTATTGGCCTTCATTTTGGTCAGATGTCGTTGGGGAATATAGGTGCCATCCGTCACTATGAGTACCGTGCTGTCGGAGATGTGGTCAATACGGCCAACAGGCTTCAGGATCTGAATAAGCAAATGGGTACCCGCATATTGATTTCCAGTGAAGTATCCGATCAATTGGAGGGTTTCTTGATCCGGGAGCTGGGTAAATTTCTGCTACCCGGAAAGTCGAACCCCGTGGGAATTTGTGAATTAATGGGTCGTACAGAGACGTGTAGAGAGCAACAACATCAACTTTGTGCGATTTTCACCATGGCCCTGGAGGCCTTCCGCAGGCAATCTTGGGAAGAGGCTATTGAAAAGTTGAATGAGATCCTCAAAATCCATAAAAACGACGGACCTTCACTCTTTTACTTAAAGTTGTGTAAGCAATACCAACAGAATCCCCCCAAGGAACCTTGGGACGGCACGGTTCGTATGAAAAAATAA
- a CDS encoding tetratricopeptide repeat protein: MSTKITRYPRFQFDLLFLSLSLFIGLLAMFLFPNSAVAEFCEAPVANVVSVEGSVEALRAGETEWEPVLFGDSFCPGDRIRVQANSRAAILLSNETLLRLDENTVVTFLEPEPKETSLLDLFIGVIHFISRVPRGLRVTTPYINAAIEGTEFLMVVEEDRARITVFEGRVVAANEFGSLTLTEGQSAEALAGQAPVLRIAVRPRDAVQWALYYPPILDYRPGDFAGGADWQVRVRQSIQFYNERNLAQAFAVLEGAPEDISDPRFYLYRAALLLSVGRVEKAQRDIEKALSLDPRNSSAFALQSMIAVVQNDKDRALSLAQKAVEVDPQSASARLALSYALQARFEVQGALASLREAVKRNPENSLVRARLSEMWLSVGNLGKAVETAKKAVKLNPKLARTQTVLGFAYLDQIKIREARKAFEEAIQLDQADPLPHLGLGLTILRDGDLKKGRRELEIAASLDPNTSLIRSYLGKAYYEEKRDKPAGKELATAKELDPQDPTPWFYDAIRKQTMNRPVEALRDLERSLELNNNRAVYRSRLLLEEDLAARSAGLSRIYHDLGFEQLALVEGWRSVNTDPANYSAHRLLADSYAALPRHEIARVSELLQSQLLQPLNITPIQPELAETNLFILSGAGPTELSFNEFNPLFNRNRFALQIHGIAGENNTFGNEIIHSAVQGRLSYSIGQFHYETEGFRENNDQNQDIYNVFTQLRLSPEASIQAELRYRETEKGDLGLRFDPNNFNPTLRQKVQPESIRLGFHQAFTSRSDLLAYIIYQNRTEDVDFTLDSTSTFEETLKSNDYMAEIQHLFRFERFNLISGIGYFNSDLRTVVNFLPFFSDTQENLLHHTNPYVYSQIDYPKNMIWTLGGSGDFFEGVPVDRNQFNPKLGLTWNPLPTTTLRAAVFRVLKKSLILNQTLEPTQVAGFNQFFDDGPGTESWRYGIAVDQKLPAQIYAGAEFSKRDLNVPFEKIMGPIRQIQEANWEEHLGRSYLYWTPQVWLAVSTEYQYERFERPLDATGPELITELRTHRLPLGVSFFHPSGFKVRLKATYVNQKGNFVSFGAGPIPIVTPDADQFWVIDTSIGYRLPRRWGLLTLEAKNLFNEAFKFQDTDPENPQIEPKRLVFVRLTLAF; this comes from the coding sequence ATGAGCACAAAAATAACCAGGTATCCAAGGTTCCAATTCGACTTACTTTTTTTAAGCCTATCTCTGTTCATAGGTTTATTAGCAATGTTTCTCTTCCCCAATTCGGCGGTTGCAGAATTCTGCGAGGCACCTGTAGCCAACGTGGTTTCCGTGGAGGGGAGCGTAGAAGCCCTCAGGGCAGGGGAGACCGAATGGGAGCCGGTTTTATTTGGGGATAGTTTCTGTCCTGGAGATAGGATCCGGGTCCAGGCAAACAGTCGGGCTGCCATCCTCTTGAGTAATGAGACCCTTCTCCGTTTAGATGAGAATACCGTCGTGACCTTCCTGGAACCGGAACCCAAAGAAACCTCCCTGTTAGATTTATTCATCGGAGTTATCCACTTTATCAGCCGGGTTCCCCGAGGCTTAAGAGTCACCACTCCTTATATTAATGCTGCTATTGAGGGAACTGAGTTCTTGATGGTTGTCGAAGAAGACCGGGCCCGGATCACCGTATTTGAAGGACGGGTCGTAGCGGCGAATGAGTTTGGAAGTCTGACCCTCACCGAGGGCCAATCCGCCGAAGCCCTGGCAGGTCAGGCTCCTGTTTTACGCATTGCCGTCCGTCCAAGGGATGCCGTACAGTGGGCTCTGTATTATCCCCCTATTCTGGATTATCGTCCCGGTGATTTTGCAGGAGGGGCCGATTGGCAGGTCAGGGTTCGTCAATCCATTCAATTCTACAACGAGCGTAACCTGGCTCAGGCCTTTGCGGTTTTGGAAGGAGCCCCGGAAGATATCTCGGATCCTCGGTTTTACCTCTATCGGGCGGCATTACTCCTTTCGGTGGGACGGGTGGAGAAAGCCCAAAGGGATATTGAGAAGGCGTTAAGTTTGGATCCCCGGAATAGTTCTGCCTTTGCCCTTCAGTCTATGATAGCCGTGGTTCAAAATGATAAGGATCGGGCATTAAGTCTGGCCCAAAAGGCCGTAGAGGTAGATCCCCAATCGGCTTCTGCGCGACTGGCACTTTCTTATGCCTTACAGGCCCGGTTTGAGGTACAGGGAGCTTTAGCAAGTCTGCGGGAGGCAGTGAAGCGGAATCCCGAAAACAGTTTAGTGCGGGCTCGGTTATCAGAGATGTGGTTATCGGTGGGGAATCTGGGTAAAGCTGTGGAGACGGCAAAGAAAGCGGTAAAGTTGAATCCGAAATTGGCCCGTACTCAAACGGTTTTGGGATTTGCTTACCTGGATCAAATCAAGATCCGGGAAGCCAGGAAGGCTTTTGAGGAAGCCATCCAATTGGATCAGGCCGATCCTCTACCCCACTTAGGTTTGGGGTTGACGATCCTACGGGACGGGGATCTGAAAAAGGGTCGGAGAGAACTCGAGATTGCGGCGAGTCTGGACCCGAACACCTCATTGATTCGCAGCTATTTGGGTAAAGCCTATTATGAAGAGAAGCGGGATAAGCCGGCCGGGAAAGAGCTGGCAACTGCCAAAGAACTGGACCCTCAAGATCCAACACCTTGGTTTTATGATGCGATTCGAAAACAGACCATGAATCGACCTGTGGAGGCGTTGCGAGATTTGGAAAGATCCCTGGAGTTGAACAACAATCGGGCCGTCTATCGATCCCGACTCTTATTGGAAGAAGATCTGGCCGCCCGGAGCGCTGGTCTCTCTCGAATTTACCACGATCTCGGATTCGAGCAATTAGCCTTGGTAGAAGGTTGGAGATCGGTGAATACCGACCCCGCTAACTACTCGGCCCATCGACTCCTGGCCGATTCCTATGCGGCTTTACCCCGCCATGAGATTGCCAGAGTGAGTGAACTTCTCCAATCTCAACTCCTTCAACCCCTTAACATTACGCCGATTCAGCCCGAGCTGGCAGAAACTAACCTCTTCATTTTGAGTGGAGCAGGTCCAACCGAGCTTTCATTTAATGAGTTCAATCCGCTTTTTAACCGGAACCGGTTTGCGTTGCAAATCCATGGAATTGCCGGTGAGAATAATACCTTCGGCAACGAGATAATCCATTCAGCAGTACAGGGGAGACTCTCGTATAGTATCGGCCAATTCCACTACGAGACAGAGGGATTTCGAGAAAATAACGACCAGAATCAGGACATCTACAATGTATTTACCCAACTACGCCTCTCTCCCGAAGCGAGTATCCAGGCTGAACTCAGATATAGAGAGACTGAAAAAGGGGATCTCGGACTTAGATTCGATCCCAATAACTTTAATCCTACGCTTAGACAAAAAGTACAGCCGGAATCTATTCGGCTGGGTTTCCATCAAGCTTTTACCTCCCGTTCTGATCTCCTTGCCTACATTATTTATCAGAATAGGACTGAAGATGTCGATTTTACGTTGGATAGCACTTCTACCTTTGAGGAAACTCTAAAAAGTAACGATTATATGGCTGAAATCCAGCATCTGTTTCGCTTCGAACGATTTAACCTGATCAGTGGTATAGGATATTTCAACTCGGATTTGAGAACCGTCGTAAATTTCCTTCCCTTTTTTTCAGATACCCAGGAAAACCTCCTTCATCACACCAACCCTTATGTATATTCACAGATCGATTATCCGAAAAACATGATCTGGACTCTTGGGGGAAGTGGGGACTTTTTTGAAGGTGTGCCGGTGGATCGCAACCAATTCAACCCCAAACTGGGGTTAACCTGGAATCCACTTCCTACGACCACCCTTCGCGCGGCCGTATTTAGGGTTTTGAAAAAATCCCTGATTCTGAACCAAACCCTTGAACCGACCCAAGTAGCCGGTTTCAATCAGTTTTTTGACGATGGTCCTGGCACAGAGTCCTGGCGCTACGGTATCGCCGTTGATCAAAAGCTCCCTGCGCAGATCTATGCCGGTGCGGAGTTTTCCAAACGAGACTTGAACGTCCCCTTTGAAAAGATAATGGGGCCAATCCGGCAAATCCAGGAGGCTAATTGGGAAGAGCATCTGGGTCGTTCCTATCTCTACTGGACACCCCAGGTTTGGCTGGCAGTCAGTACAGAATATCAATATGAACGTTTTGAAAGGCCACTTGACGCGACAGGCCCGGAATTAATAACCGAGCTCAGGACCCATCGGCTCCCCTTAGGGGTCAGCTTTTTCCATCCCTCAGGATTTAAGGTGCGGCTAAAAGCAACCTATGTGAATCAAAAGGGCAATTTCGTAAGTTTTGGAGCCGGTCCGATTCCGATTGTTACACCCGATGCCGATCAGTTTTGGGTCATTGATACCTCTATCGGTTACCGTCTGCCCAGGCGGTGGGGTCTCCTCACTCTTGAGGCTAAAAATCTGTTTAATGAAGCGTTTAAGTTTCAGGATACAGATCCTGAAAATCCACAAATAGAGCCGAAACGTCTGGTCTTTGTCAGGCTTACTCTGGCATTCTAG
- a CDS encoding MoxR family ATPase, whose product MELQARLKKLQDNIERAVIGKAQVIRLALTTLLARGHLLIEDVPGIGKTTLAHALARSIHCTFHRIQFTSDLLPSDIIGVSIYNQQKGEFEFKKGPIFAHVILADEINRTTPKTQSCLLEAMSDAQVSVDNISYPLPQPFMVVATQNPIEHHGTYPLPESQLDRFMMRIRIGYPSEADEKKILQNQRLHTAVEDLKPVLTAEEILELQKRVDQVKMEDSLLDYVLAILGMTRKSKVFKLGASPRGGLILCKAAKALALMEGRDYCIPDDIKNLAVPVLAHRVVLNTELGSMGTYEDAESAIQEVLESVPVPI is encoded by the coding sequence ATGGAACTTCAAGCCAGGCTCAAAAAACTTCAAGATAATATTGAGAGGGCCGTTATCGGGAAGGCTCAGGTAATCAGGCTGGCCCTGACGACCCTTCTTGCCAGAGGCCACCTTCTCATTGAGGATGTACCAGGGATTGGGAAAACTACCTTAGCCCATGCTCTGGCCAGGTCTATCCACTGTACGTTTCATCGTATCCAGTTTACCAGTGATTTACTTCCTTCGGATATCATTGGAGTGTCCATTTATAATCAACAGAAGGGAGAATTTGAATTTAAAAAAGGGCCTATTTTTGCCCATGTGATCCTGGCCGACGAGATCAACCGAACGACTCCAAAGACCCAGAGCTGCTTACTGGAAGCCATGAGCGATGCCCAGGTCTCGGTAGATAATATCAGTTATCCCCTTCCTCAACCTTTTATGGTGGTGGCAACCCAGAATCCCATCGAACATCATGGAACGTATCCACTTCCGGAGTCTCAATTGGATCGCTTTATGATGCGCATTCGAATTGGGTACCCGTCGGAGGCCGATGAAAAGAAGATCCTTCAAAATCAGCGGTTACATACTGCTGTGGAAGATTTAAAACCGGTTTTGACCGCCGAAGAAATCCTCGAATTGCAGAAACGGGTAGATCAGGTTAAAATGGAGGATAGTTTATTGGACTATGTCCTGGCCATCTTGGGAATGACCCGCAAATCCAAAGTTTTCAAGCTCGGGGCCAGTCCTCGGGGAGGATTGATTCTTTGTAAAGCCGCAAAAGCCCTGGCGCTTATGGAAGGGCGGGATTACTGTATCCCGGATGATATTAAGAATTTAGCCGTCCCTGTACTGGCCCACCGGGTGGTCCTGAATACTGAACTAGGCTCGATGGGAACCTATGAAGATGCGGAATCCGCCATCCAAGAGGTTTTGGAAAGTGTCCCGGTACCCATTTAA